Proteins encoded by one window of Yamadazyma tenuis chromosome 2, complete sequence:
- the ARH1 gene encoding NADPH-adrenodoxin reductase (BUSCO:EOG09261UOJ; COG:C; EggNog:ENOG503NUPV), which produces MVGSGPAGFYTAYHLLKKSPTEKFNIKVDFFERLPAPYGLSRYGVAPDHPEVKNCEEYMNDIMEMKDRVRFFGNVNIGEDISIKYLQQNYHSVVLSYGCVNADAKLDIPGSHLPGVVSARQFVNWYNGHPDFYSHTSFEPPPLHKIQNVTIIGNGNVALDVARVLLADPESHWAPTDIAADAVEVLKTSSVKTVNIIARRGLLESAFTNKELRELLELSNTGKVRFVPVSDDMYDALAGFVKKLDRVNKRRVSILDKYSKLEVSDIEAEKSWSLQYLKTPVAFVASEDDPQLLCKTIFSRNEIVPDNDGYKIVASTNTDTVELENDLVILSIGYKGSALNEFDANEMTFDDRQNRILNGGGRVISSQTSDPKSPVYKAGFYTSGWIKNGPKGVIASTMMDSFDTAENMIQDLANGVHTNPTSYEVDDKLASLNYVSWSGWQKLNDFELKDGEKKGKTRNKVCIPESMLAIACK; this is translated from the coding sequence ATGGTCGGCTCAGGTCCTGCTGGATTCTACACCGCATACCACctcttgaaaaagtcccCGACAGAaaagttcaacatcaaggtGGATTTCTTCGAAAGACTACCTGCTCCATATGGCTTGAGTCGATACGGAGTGGCTCCCGACCATCCTGAAGTCAAGAACTGCGAAGAGTACATGAATGATATCATGGAAATGAAGGACCGGGTCCGGTTCTTTGGTAATGTCAatattggtgaagatatCTCCATTAAATATCTCCAACAAAACTACCATTCAGTAGTATTGTCTTACGGATGTGTCAACGCCGATGCCAAATTGGACATCCCTGGAAGCCATCTACCAGGTGTAGTGTCTGCCCGCCAGTTTGTCAATTGGTACAATGGACATCCTGATTTCTACTCCCACACCAGCTTCGAGCCTCCACCACTTCACAAGATTCAGAATGTTACAATCATAGGCAACGGGAATGTCGCTTTGGACGTCGCACGAGTGCTACTAGCTGACCCCGAATCACACTGGGCTCCTACAGACATAGCAGCTGATGCAgtggaggtgttgaagactAGTTCGGTGAAAACCGTCAATATTATTGCCCGTAGAGGTCTTCTTGAAAGTGCtttcaccaacaaggaGCTAAGAGAGTTGTTAGAGTTGAGCAACACCGGGAAGGTCAGATTTGTACCTGTGAGTGACGATATGTACGATGCTCTTGCTGGTTTtgtgaagaagttggatagAGTCAATAAGAGAAGAGTTTCAATTCTCGACAAGTATTCTAAACTTGAGGTGTCAGACATCGAGGCAGAGAAATCCTGGTCACTTCAGTACTTAAAGACGCCTGTTGCGTTTGTGGCCAGTGAAGATGATCCTCAGCTTTTATGTAAAACTATTTTCTCGAGAAACGAAATAGTGCCTGACAACGACGGGTACAAAATAGTCGCTTCTACCAACACCGACACCGTGGAGCTTGAGAACGACTTGGTGATTCTTTCCATCGGATACAAGGGCTCGGCTCTCAATGAATTTGATGCTAATGAAATGACTTTTGATGACAGACAGAATCGAATTCTCAATGGCGGTGGAAGAGTGATTTCTTCCCAGACCTCCGACCCAAAACTGCCGGTGTATAAGGCTGGGTTCTACACGTCCGGTTGGATCAAAAATGGGCCTAAAGGGGTGATTGCCTCCACTATGATGGACTCTTTCGACACTGCTGAGAACATGATTCAGGATCTCGCTAATGGCGTACACACCAACCCAACTTCATATGAGGTGGACGACAAGTTGGCCAGTTTGAACTATGTCTCGTGGTCCGGCTGGCAAAAGTTGAATGACTTTGAACTAAAGGACGGGGAGAAAAAGGGAAAAACCAGAAATAAAGTGTGTATTCCAGAGCTGATGTTGGCTATTGCTTGTAAATAA
- the LSM6 gene encoding U4/U6-U5 snRNP complex subunit lsm6 (BUSCO:EOG09265FTN; COG:J; EggNog:ENOG50KOG1783) codes for MSEVSSNSSIKTDPSTFLSGIIGSKVSVKLNNGVSYVGNLQSIDGFMNIVMDTTAEFIGGAASGTKYGDVFIRGNNVLYISKKHSKLFILRVTMSFIIRRQLSTLIPPKIASAKNIGSNPNAKRMAEVVSFYKKLPTGPAPAPKKPITPLAKYKAAFFDGDNASGKPLVHLAVAIVILGYTWEYQSHLKHHKH; via the exons ATGTCTGAAGTTTCCAGTAACAGCAGCATCAAGACCGATCCGTCGACGTTCTTGAGCGGTATCATTGGGTCCAAGGTGAGCGTCAAGCTCAATAACGGCGTTTCCTACGTGGGAAACTTGCAGAGCATCGATGGCTTCATGAACATTGTAATGGACACCACCGCCGAATTTATAGGAGGTGCCGCCAGTGGCACCAAGTACGGCGATGTGTTCATCAGAGGTAATAACG TTTTATACATCAGTAAA AAACATTCAAAACTTTTCATACTCAGAGTAACCATGTcattcatcatcagaagaCAATTATCGACTTTGATCCCCCCAAAGATTGCTTCGGCTAAG AACATTGGCTCGAACCCAAACGCCAAAAGAATGGCTGAAGTCGTCTCCTTTTACAAGAAGTTGCCCACAGGCCCAGCCCCAGCCCCAAAGAAGCCAATCACCCCATTGGCCAAATACAAGGCTGCCTTCTTTGACGGTGACAACGCCTCCGGTAAACCTTTGGTGCACTTGGCTGTTGCCATTGTGATCTTGGGTTACACCTGGGAATACCAATCCCACTTGAAGCACCACAAACACTAG
- the ASK1 gene encoding DASH complex subunit ask1 (COG:S; EggNog:ENOG503P0J4) — protein sequence MNTNMKRYSIAPSSTRRKSIVNPSIPIDDGPTARENATLELQQLEQSITSTLQDIDKNLSKSNAILNDKIFPIIRQYSKSTESVWGNVNYWKYFFESSANAELTSYQSPMNNAIKNNQKNILLSDDELYNTRRDTGTTTTTNPAGESDALRMARFKKPLLRGNIDDSTPTWSTDQPHKKMTASTPQGKPATRFGKFDLSESLNLNPPPMMATNFSSENKSPTRNQESVVYTMRKSLDQYHRLSISPRKKRHPKTPSRDNDFNRRSSMIKGFKDSSPTLPEPPVLVSEIGLNPSSESDQRQRDHKKVVDSPAADTHRFPRTPQFERENVRLSGGSARTSFVKTPGEIRREFDGDESDLRPPSITNIPELVPEPATGPPESDVVPLPELETIDLRRRMEDSNKKKRKLEQEEKVDEDSPFIEEKTGHNSIASTVYHSLITHQKENNSKDNTLKSNSVSNLFEDVLLDISKEHPEFNEDSKRSDNANSSGGMGSILYERFNEYVSK from the coding sequence ATGAACACTAATATGAAGAGGTATTCCATTGCACCCTCTTCCACCCGAAGGAAGTCCATCGTGAACCCTTCGATTCCTATAGATGATGGTCCCACTGCCCGTGAAAACGCCACTCTAGAACTCCAACAGCTCGAGCAATCTATAACCTCCACCTTGCAAGACATAGATAAGAACctttccaaatcaaacgCCATATTGAACGATAAAATTTTCCCCATAATACGGCAGTACTCCAAGTCGACCGAATCAGTGTGGGGGAATGTGAATTACTGGAAGTACTTTTTTGAACTGTCGGCCAATGCTGAACTTACCAGTTACCAATCTCCTATGAATAACGCgatcaagaacaaccaAAAGAACATTTTATTACTGGATGACGAACTTTACAACACCCGAAGGGACACCggcaccaccaccactactaACCCTGCCGGTGAATCTGATGCCCTTCGAATGGCCCGGTTCAAGAAGCCCCTTTTGCGAGGAAATATAGATGACCTGACCCCAACATGGTCTACAGATCAGCCCCATAAGAAAATGACTGCTTCTACTCCACAAGGTAAACCGGCCACGCGGTTCGGTAAGTTCGACTTGAGTGAAAGCTTGAACCTAAATCCCCCGCCCATGATGGCCACCAACTTCAGTAGTGAGAACAAATCGCCTACACGAAATCAAGAATCGGTGGTTTATACCATGAGGAAATCTCTTGACCAGTACCACCGGCTCTCAATCAGTCCTCGCAAGAAACGTCACCCCAAGACTCCTCTGCGAGATAATGATTTTAATCGAAGGTCCTCCATGATCAAAGGCTTCAAGGATTCTTCTCCTACGTTGCCTGAACCCCCAGTTCTCGTATCGGAGATTGGGCTAAATCCCTCCAGTGAACTGGACCAGCGCCAGAGAGATCACAAGAAGGTTGTGGACTCCCCGGCTGCCGATACACACCGGTTTCCTCGTACCCCACAGTTTGAACGAGAGAATGTAAGATTGAGCGGTGGACTGGCCCGCACTTCATTTGTCAAGACCCCAGGCGAAATTCGGCGTGAATTCGATGGAGACGAGAGCGACTTGCGGCCTCccagcatcaccaacatcCCGGAGTTGGTGCCAGAGCCAGCGACAGGGCCGCCCGAATCCGATGTAGTTCCGTTGCCGGAGTTGGAGACAATTGACTTGCGTCGTCGAATGGAggattccaacaaaaagaagaggaagctcgagcaagaagaaaaggttgatgaagataGTCCGTTTATCGAGGAGAAGACCGGCCACAACTCCATTGCATCGACGGTTTATCATTCACTCATCACCCACCAGAAAGAAAACAATTCAAAGGATAACACtctcaagtccaactcgGTGTCCAacctttttgaagatgtgCTCTTGGACATAAGCAAGGAGCATCCCGAGTTTAACGAAGACTCAAAGAGGTCTGATAATGCTAATTCCTCGGGTGGAATGGGGTCGATTCTCTACGAGCGATTTAACGAGTACGTTAGTAAGTGA
- the MDM35 gene encoding Mitochondrial distribution and morphology protein 35 (COG:S; EggNog:ENOG503P5C0), whose translation MGNIMSTSFAPECTEKKTKYDDCFNKWYTEKFLQGKSMENECVQLWDDYITCVNSALASHQIKPILDKARQDQPFTSEEIDSAIAPKK comes from the coding sequence ATGGGGAATATCATGTCAACATCTTTTGCCCCCGAGTGTACCgagaagaaaaccaagtATGATGACtgcttcaacaaatggTACACGGAAAAGTTTTTACAAGGAAAATCCATGGAAAATGAGTGTGTTCAATTATGGGATGACTATATCACCTGCGTCAACTCTGCATTGGCTCTGCATCAAATCAAACCCATTTTAGACAAGGCCAGACAGGACCAGCCGTTCACTTCGGAGGAGATTGACTCGGCCATTGCCCCCAAGAAGTAA
- a CDS encoding uncharacterized protein (COG:G; EggNog:ENOG503NZPC) translates to MLIEEIPTKRNANSSTVYFTSSINISARPTSRLNQQNSEAQNQPKAKKTKINYNLNDLMNKQIQSSDSSQLSSGPLKSSQQLTLERSATKRLLDLSKETSQSTFDLPKNFEYKNRAGKGTGSRQGNTPGTKKILSARRNLNSYFEEERNLVSINSILGLNYQYLDQLDSTDTNNKGKKNSPTKLSRPRIKLFPEDYKKLVEFANIVSFSYCTQFGLQAGKLGEEDSHCPGVRCKYPEFSNIEVLRTFDFNTLKSVGSGFYGVDYQKKRIILAFRGSSTKRDWFANLDFIQKPYQPLFNLLDKKKAAEKVDCNGCMVHRGFYNFVEEHCKTVIAAVSELKQQLEDYELVVLGHSLGGAFALLSGIEFQLLGYNPLVVTFASPRVGNKKMMRYVDKIFNSEKIQILSQKQKQMSKGFIRVVHKHDIVPMLPPSRISYVHGGVEYLITSTKLPHLPKDIQRVGVYNYDDSKSVSADLDKILRIIPEIFTNFEHVHYFVKISGCN, encoded by the exons ATGTTGATTGAAGAGATTCCCACCAAAAGGAATGCCAATAGTTCCACCGTCTACTTCACCTCGTCCATCAACATCTCGGCGAGGCCCACCTCCCGGTTGAACCAGCAGAATAGTGAGGCGCAAAACCAACCCAAAGcaaagaagacaaaaatcaactacaacttgaatgacttgatgaacaaaCAGATCCAATCAAGCGACAGTTCCCAGCTCAGTTCGGGCCCGTTGAAGTCGTCACAGCAGCTTACGCTCGAGCGGCTGGCGACAAAGAGACTCTTGGACTTGAGCAAGGAAACTAGTCAATCTACCTTTGATTTACCCAAGAACTTTGAATATAAGAACAGAGCTGGTAAAGGTACAGGTTCAAGACAGGGCAATACCCCTGGaaccaagaagatcttgtcgGCGCGCCGTAACTTGAATCTgtactttgaagaagagagaaacTTGGTGTCCATAAATTCAATCTTGGGATTGAATTATCAGTACCTTGACCAACTAGACTCGACAGATACAAATAATAAGGGCAAAAAGAATTCTCCCACCAAGTTATCCCGTCCCAGAATCAAGTTGT TTCCAGAAGACtacaagaagttggtggagttcGCTAACATTGTTTCGTTTTCCTATTGTACCCAATTCGGTCTTCAAGCAGGCAAATTGGGAGAAGAAGACTCTCATTGTCCCGGGGTAAGGTGCAAGTACCCTGAGTTTTCTAACATTGAGGTTCTAAGAACTTTcgacttcaacaccttaAAAAGTGTTGGTTCTGGCTTTTACGGTGTCGATTACCAAAAAAAAAGGATAATCCTAGCGTTCAGAGGCAGCAGTACCAAGAGAGATTGGTTTGCTAACCTCGATTTCATTCAAAAACCATACCAGCCCCTTTTCAACCTACTAGATAAGAAGAAAGCGGCTGAGAAGGTGGATTGTAATGGTTGTATGGTTCATCGAGGATTCTACAACTTTGTCGAAGAACATTGTAAAACAGTCATTGCTGCTGTTAGCGAATTGAAGCAGCAGCTTGAAGATTATGAATTAGTCGTCCTTGGACACTCTTTGGGAGGGGCATTTGCTCTTTTGAGTGGGATTGAATTCCAGTTATTGGGATATAATCCTTTGGTTGTCACCTTTGCTAGTCCTCGTGTTGGTAAtaagaagatgatgagatACGTTGATAAAATATTCAACTCTGAAAAAATTCAGATCCTTTCGCAAAAGCAAAAGCAGATGAGCAAGGGGTTCATACGGGTTGTTCATAAGCATGATATAGTTCCCATGCTACCTCCAAGCCGTATCTCATACGTCCACGGTGGAGTTGAATATCTCATTACCAGTACGAAACTACCACACTTACCAAAGGACATACAACGGGTGGGAGTATACAATTATGACGACTCTAAGTCAGTTAGTGCTGACCTTGACAAGATTTTACGGATTATACCTGAGATTTTTACCAATTTTGAACATGTTCACTACTTTGTTAAAATTTCTGGTTGTAACTAA
- the KIN2 gene encoding Serine/threonine-protein kinase (COG:T; EggNog:ENOG503NWSZ), whose protein sequence is MAMAASAQKPNELLPPVSMSTSGNSNPGSTMNSKVSIKMAPVSSTQHQPQFSKHEPTHGSSTHKSPHQHQQQQQPFHRKSIGDWNFVKTIGAGSMGKVKLAQHNSTGEICAVKIVPRAAKLYQRAHQDDPPPQTQQELQQKQKEFEKEIARDKRTTREGALGRLLFHPYVCRLYEIVPMTNHYYMLFEYVEGGQMLDYIVAHGSLKEKHARKFARGIASALDYCHRNNVVHRDLKIENIMINQKGDIKIIDFGLSNLYSPKSLLKTYCGSLYFAAPELLCAKPYVGPEVDIWSFGVVLYVLVCGKVPFDDQSVSVLHEKIKKANVEYPSFLSKECISLLSMMLQVDPSKRATLYEVINHPWINKGYEFAISSHVPKRTPLTLPLDSDIIKAISTFDLGDYQSLSDELTSIVGSVEYHMSSENWYKIMEQGRDYASASNAHILPDPTGGFHPLISIYYLVDEMKKRKKAKEEAVKVQLQEVERKKLQEQQESSQGSVAQVAQIAQKGVPTIVTEQPRPIPPPQLVGAPPQISFPEQAHTSMSPHMKTTGSQEYSNDIGSPIPEQQPQSPVQEPSDGTGKGINSLLRRLSAKKPTRGSNLSPQRTQDSSRDSGSDFEERSSPSKRDPMVRRGVSMKVTAKEKSDSRSSKLNVVDKQQQQQQQQATVKPIVREPKRTGHGRSQSINVSINNKHGFVPVENLPPLPSIDAETNKIIAKHSSANSGKTMHPTARSKSVGGHIRRDSQGGKYRAPTSQHRPLPNTMGTQNSDELVAQDKKEELLYDGFFDDILLDEELDVKEIPQLSEDEIIEQFNNAKPNTMPSIEYPKTLFLKGFFSVQTTSTKPLPIIRYSIINVLTSLGVKFQEVKGGFICSHAPSLQHEEVEDITGTENEKDSEEDRLYGDAFKSTSSSIEQRSKTPELIEPVGTNGVPALQSPSGNSRGPSRQPSLHLNTQNLSTPKGHHRQSSSISSVGSERGHRRKFSIGANILGSYRKKNGSQSQIMPPNTPAAARINKSLYGNLEDSDDYETEMKQITDDDSIDSVGNLMIGGGSDMLFSSRVDHKSKLKTKRSPLKFEIHVVKFPLVGLYGVQFKKLLGNTWNYKTLAGQILNELKL, encoded by the coding sequence ATGGCTATGGCGGCTCTGGCACAAAAGCCAAACGAGTTGCTTCCTCCCGTGTCGATGTCAACTTCGGGCAACTCAAATCCTGGAAGCACGATGAACTCAAAGGTGTCGATAAAAATGGCGCCTGTCAGTAGTACCCAGCACCAGCCCCAATTCAGTAAGCATGAGCCTACCCATGGCAGTAGCACTCACAAATCACCTCATCAACaccagcaacagcagcaaccGTTTCATAGAAAGTCCATAGGTGACTGGAATTTTGTCAAAACCATCGGAGCCGGTTCTATGGGAAAAGTCAAGTTGGCTCAACACAACTCGACGGGAGAAATATGTGCGGTGAAGATTGTCCCTCGTGCAGCCAAGTTGTATCAAAGAGCTCATCAAGATGACCccccaccacaaacccagCAGGAATTGCAACAGAAGCAGaaggagtttgaaaaggaaATCGCTAGAGATAAGAGAACCACCAGGGAAGGGGCCTTGGGGAGGTTATTATTCCATCCTTATGTGTGTCGATTATATGAAATTGTCCCCATGACCAATCACTACTATATGTTGTTTGAATATGTTGAGGGAGGTCAGATGTTAGACTATATTGTGGCCCATGGTTCTTTGAAGGAGAAGCATGCTAGAAAGTTTGCTAGAGGTATTGCGTCTGCTTTGGACTATTGTCACAGAAACAATGTGGTGCATCgggatttgaagattgaAAACATCATGATCAACCAAAAGGGTGATATAAAAATCATCGATTTCGGTTTGTCTAATTTATACTCACCCAAGTCTTTATTGAAGACTTATTGTGGTTCGTTGTATTTTGCTGCTCCTGAACTCTTGTGTGCTAAACCATATGTTGGTCCTGAAGTTGATATTTGGTCTTTCGGGGTTGTTTTGTATGTCTTGGTTTGTGGCAAGGTTCCTTTTGATGATCAGTCTGTGTCTGTATTGCATGAAAAGATTAAAAAGGCCAACGTTGAGTATCCCCTGTTTTTGTCCAAGGAATGTATCTCATTATTATCAATGATGTTACAGGTGGATCCATCCAAAAGAGCTACCTTGTATGAGGTTATCAATCATCCTTGGATAAACAAGGGTTATGAATTTGCCATATCCAGCCATGTTCCAAAAAGAACCCCTTTGACCTTACCTTTGGATTCTGATATCATTAAGGCTATTTCCACATTCGACTTGGGTGACTATCAATCCTTGTCGGACGAATTGACCTCAATTGTTGGCAGTGTTGAATATCATATGAGTAGTGAAAACTGGTACAAAATAATGGAACAAGGCAGAGACTATGCTTCAGCATCTAATGCTCATATTTTGCCGGATCCAACTGGAGGTTTCCACCCGTTGATTTCCATTTATTACTTGGTGGACGAAATGAAGAAACGTAAGAAGGCTAAAGAGGAAGCTGTTAAAGTTCAATTACAGGAAGTTGAAAGGAAAaagcttcaagaacaacaagaatCTTCTCAAGGTTCAGTAGCTCAAGTTGCCCAAATAGCCCAGAAAGGTGTTCCAACAATTGTCACCGAACAACCAAGGCCTATACCTCCTCCTCAGTTGGTTGGTGCTCCACCTCAGATTTCATTCCCCGAACAAGCGCACACCTCAATGTCTCCTCACATGAAGACCACTGGGTCACAAGAGTATTCTAATGATATAGGTTCTCCTATTCCCGAGCAGCAACCACAAAGTCCTGTGCAAGAACCTTCTGATGGCACTGGAAAGGGTATCAACTCACTTTTGAGAAGACTTTCCGCTAAAAAGCCTACCAGAGGTAGTAACCTTTCACCTCAAAGAACTCAAGATTCTTCTAGAGACTCTGGATCTGATTTCGAAGAGAGATCATCTCCTTCCAAGAGGGACCCTATGGTTCGTAGAGGTGTTAGTATGAAGGTGACTGCCAAGGAGAAGTCTGATTCCAGAAGCTCTAAGTTGAACGTAGTTGAtaaacaacaacaacagcaacaacaacaagctACGGTGAAGCCAATTGTTAGAGAACCAAAGAGAACAGGGCATGGAAGATCGCAATCCATCAACGTATCTATCAATAACAAGCATGGCTTTGTTCCTGTTGAAAACCTCCCCCCATTACCAAGTATTGACGCAGAGACCAACAAAATTATTGCTAAGCACTCATCGGCTAATTCTGGCAAGACCATGCATCCTACCGCTAGATCTAAGTCCGTTGGCGGTCATATTAGAAGAGACTCTCAAGGTGGAAAATACAGAGCCCCAACGAGTCAACATCGTCCATTGCCTAATACTATGGGAACTCAAAATAGTGATGAGTTGGTGGCTCAGGacaagaaggaagaactCTTGTACGATGgcttctttgatgatattttgtTAGACGAAGAGCTAGATGTCAAGGAAATACCTCAATtgagtgaagatgaaatcattgagCAGTTCAACAACGCCAAACCAAACACCATGCCCTCAATTGAATATCCCAAAACATTGTTTCTCAAAGGGTTTTTCAGTGTTCAGACAACATCTACCAAGCCCTTGCCGATTATCAGATACAGTATTATCAATGTATTGACAAGTCTTGGTGTTAAGTTCCAAGAGGTTAAAGGTGGATTCATTTGTTCTCATGCACCTTCTTTGCAACAcgaagaagttgaagatattaCTGGCACCGAAAACGAAAAGGATTCGGAGGAAGATCGCTTATATGGTGACGCGTTCAAGTCTACGTCGTCTTCTATTGAACAAAGATCCAAAACTCCCGAACTTATCGAGCCTGTGGGTACCAATGGTGTGCCAGCTCTTCAATCTCCATCAGGAAATTCTAGAGGACCAAGCAGACAGCCATCTTTGCACTTGAACACTCAAAACTTGTCAACTCCAAAAGGACATCATCGGCAATCTAGTTCAATCAGTAGTGTGGGAAGTGAGCGTGGACACAGAAGAAAGTTCTCCATTGGAGCTAATATTTTGGGATCGTACAGAAAGAAGAACGGATCCCAAAGTCAAATCATGCCTCCGAACACTCCAGCTGCTGCGAGGATTAA
- a CDS encoding uncharacterized protein (COG:G; EggNog:ENOG503NZPC), producing the protein MISSFLLLVIFLITGGLGATEYKNTVDSYPSDYKSLVEYANIASFAYCVKHGLQPGPLGKKSSQCPIARCQLDEYKGLQVISTFNFNEMGDVGAGLYAIDIRSKRIILVYRGTSSRRDGLANIDIFPMKYEPLINLVNGYEKVGCDGCRVHRGFYNFLKKDAYSIVTEVNQLWKQHKDYQLVVVGHSLGATLALLSGIELQLMGLNPLVITYASPKIGNKEMMMFVDTLFESEKVAAMSLEHKELHHGYIRVVHEGDIVPSLPPTSVYRHGGVKYVINKPELPHSPENILREGMSSYAWDVSNMDYSKPAILQNLNPIFQEKEAHSSYFVKITGCT; encoded by the coding sequence ATGATATCCAGCTTTTTACTATTGGTAATATTTTTGATTACCGGTGGTTTGGGTGCTACCGAGTACAAGAACACAGTGGATAGTTATCCATCTGACTACAAGCTGCTTGTGGAGTACGCGAACATAGCGTCCTTTGCGTATTGTGTCAAGCACGGGTTACAACCCGGTCCCCTTGGGAAAAAACTGTCACAGTGTCCTATTGCAAGGTGCCAGTTGGATGAGTACAAAGGCTTACAAGTTATTTCtaccttcaacttcaacgagATGGGAGATGTCGGAGCGGGGTTATATGCCATTGACATCAGAAGTAAACGGATCATTTTGGTGTACAGAGGTACAAGCTCCAGACGAGACGGGCTTGCGAATATTGATATATTCCCCATGAAATATGAAcctttgatcaacttggtcaatGGATATGAGAAAGTGGGTTGTGACGGATGCCGTGTCCACAGAGGTTTCTACAATTTCCTTAAGAAAGATGCTTACAGTATTGTAACTGAGGTTAATCAGCTCTGGAAACAGCATAAGGATTACCAGTTGGTTGTAGTAGGACATTCTCTAGGGGCAACGTTGGCTCTTTTAAGTGgtattgaacttcaacttatGGGCTTGAATCCACTTGTTATCACCTATGCCAGCCCTAAAATTGGAAATAAagagatgatgatgtttgTGGACACTTTATTTGAGAGTGAGAAAGTTGCAGCCATGTCCTTGGAACATAAAGAATTGCACCACGGATACATCCGAGTGGTTCATGAAGGCGATATTGTGCCTCTGCTTCCCCCCACCAGCGTTTACCGACACGGTGGAGTGAAATATGTGATTAACAAACCAGAACTTCCTCATTCTCCAGAAAACATACTTCGCGAGGGAATGTCTCTGTACGCCTGGGACGTTTCAAACATGGACTACAGTAAACCAGCGATTCtccagaacttgaacccGATATTCCAGGAGAAGGAGGCACACTCCTCCTACTTTGTGAAAATCACTGGTTGCACCTAA